A genome region from Geminicoccus roseus DSM 18922 includes the following:
- a CDS encoding amidohydrolase family protein, producing the protein MSYTGPLIDAHHHFWDVAMLKHPWIVPQPGREMVFGDPTPLYRNYLPDEIRADAKNWNLVGTVHVEAGWEADDPVGETSWLEELAAREGLPSALVVRAPLEDPRVEAVLEAQCRFPRVRGVRYILSWHQDPNKRFVARPDWMQDRQWLEGFKLLGKFGLSFDLMIFPSQMADAAKLAADHPGTTIILNHVGSPVDRDADSMARWRDGLRLLAQQPNMRIKLSDLVAYDHDWTLASLREVTVACVDAFGPDRCMVGSDFPVAALHATWDEVFGSFDRIFEAFNEDERRAMFFANAARDYRIDL; encoded by the coding sequence ATGAGCTATACCGGCCCCCTGATCGACGCCCATCACCACTTCTGGGACGTGGCGATGCTCAAGCATCCCTGGATCGTCCCCCAGCCAGGCCGGGAGATGGTGTTCGGGGACCCGACGCCGCTCTACCGCAACTATCTGCCGGACGAGATCCGGGCGGACGCGAAGAACTGGAACCTGGTCGGCACGGTGCATGTCGAGGCCGGCTGGGAGGCGGACGACCCGGTCGGCGAGACCTCCTGGCTGGAGGAACTGGCGGCGCGGGAGGGCCTGCCCAGCGCGCTGGTGGTGCGAGCCCCCCTGGAGGATCCGCGGGTCGAGGCGGTGCTGGAGGCGCAGTGCCGGTTCCCGCGGGTGCGGGGCGTGCGCTACATCCTTTCCTGGCACCAGGACCCGAACAAGCGTTTCGTCGCCCGGCCGGACTGGATGCAGGACCGGCAGTGGCTCGAGGGCTTCAAGCTGCTCGGCAAGTTCGGCCTGTCGTTCGACCTGATGATCTTCCCTTCGCAGATGGCGGATGCGGCCAAGCTCGCCGCCGACCATCCCGGCACCACCATCATCCTCAACCATGTCGGCAGCCCGGTGGACCGGGACGCGGACAGCATGGCGCGCTGGCGGGACGGGCTGAGGCTGCTGGCCCAACAGCCCAACATGCGCATCAAGCTGTCCGACCTGGTCGCCTACGACCATGACTGGACGCTCGCCAGCCTGCGCGAGGTCACCGTGGCCTGCGTCGATGCCTTCGGCCCGGACCGCTGCATGGTCGGCAGCGACTTCCCGGTGGCGGCGCTGCATGCGACCTGGGACGAGGTGTTCGGCTCGTTCGACCGGATTTTCGAAGCATTCAACGAGGACGAACGACGGGCCATGTTCTTCGCCAACGCTGCGAGGGACTACCGTATCGACCTCTAG
- a CDS encoding ABC transporter permease: MTSLLRHRVTLGWLVVVALWVAAGLLKPGFARIGHLRYLLELASITGIVAAGQTLVVIGGGIDLSVAAIITFSAIILPLITFGFDPTGLLAISMTLAIATAIGGLNGIGVVLLRVHPLILTLATATILQGALILVAGGSAVSTVNPAVTFLGNGSLFGVPMTIVTWLAVSAATLAVLHGTVLGSWLYALGTNDRAARLAGVGAGPAVVTVHAASGFCAGLAGLLLLGMNRQGYVGIGEPYLLGSIAAVVLGGTSILGGRGTYLGTIAGSILLVTITALITVVNASPGWRAILFGGLILGLLLVSGRERQA, from the coding sequence ATGACCAGCCTTCTCCGCCATCGGGTGACGCTCGGCTGGCTGGTGGTCGTCGCGTTGTGGGTGGCGGCCGGCCTTTTGAAGCCAGGCTTCGCCCGGATCGGCCATCTGCGTTACCTGCTGGAACTGGCCTCGATCACCGGGATCGTGGCGGCCGGGCAGACGCTGGTCGTGATCGGCGGCGGCATCGACCTGTCGGTGGCGGCGATCATCACCTTCTCGGCGATCATCCTGCCGCTGATCACCTTCGGCTTCGATCCCACCGGCCTCCTGGCGATCTCCATGACGCTGGCGATCGCCACCGCGATCGGCGGGCTGAACGGGATCGGCGTGGTGCTCCTGCGCGTCCATCCGCTCATCCTGACGCTGGCGACCGCCACCATCCTGCAGGGCGCCCTGATCCTGGTGGCCGGCGGCAGCGCCGTCAGCACGGTCAACCCGGCGGTCACCTTCCTCGGCAACGGCAGCCTGTTCGGCGTGCCGATGACCATCGTCACCTGGCTGGCGGTCTCCGCCGCGACCCTGGCGGTGCTGCACGGCACCGTGCTGGGCTCCTGGCTGTACGCGCTCGGCACCAACGACCGGGCGGCGCGCCTGGCCGGGGTGGGTGCCGGACCGGCGGTGGTGACGGTGCACGCCGCCTCGGGATTCTGTGCCGGCCTGGCCGGCCTCCTGCTGCTGGGAATGAACCGGCAGGGCTATGTCGGGATCGGCGAGCCCTACCTGCTGGGCTCGATCGCGGCGGTCGTGCTGGGCGGCACCTCGATCCTGGGCGGACGCGGCACCTATCTCGGCACGATCGCCGGCTCGATCCTGCTGGTGACGATCACCGCGCTGATCACGGTGGTGAACGCCTCGCCCGGCTGGCGGGCGATCCTGTTCGGCGGGCTGATCCTGGGCCTGCTCCTGGTCTCGGGGCGCGAGCGCCAGGCCTGA
- a CDS encoding glycosyl hydrolase family 8, translating into MPERRAVLLTMSGFLPDIGGRLRSLSRWVGGTASPLPDEEWRAWCRRFLDGGRVIDTGNDGVSHSEGQGYGLLLAVAAQDLALFDAMLAWTDAHLPLRPDGLLSWRFDPAASGDPVADRNAATDGDLLIAWALLRAGALWQRPELVERGLVAARSVRTACLARHAGMPVILPGPEGFIRPDGPVVNLSYWVFPALRALAAADPHPVWNELAASGQRLLASLRFGERHLPADWVLLAEPPRPAPGFAPVFGYNALRIPLHVAWSEADSLQLVAPILSLWRRAGSTPPSAVPLDASMPLEAGSATAGIRAIMALLRYRQDGTAPAFPSIRNEPDYYAATLVLLARLAFDEVSRS; encoded by the coding sequence GTGCCGGAGCGTCGCGCGGTGCTGCTGACGATGTCGGGCTTTCTGCCCGACATCGGGGGAAGGCTGCGCTCGCTTTCCCGCTGGGTGGGCGGAACGGCCAGCCCGCTGCCCGACGAGGAGTGGCGCGCCTGGTGCCGCCGCTTCCTCGATGGGGGCAGGGTGATCGATACCGGCAATGACGGGGTCAGCCACAGCGAGGGACAGGGCTATGGCCTGCTGCTGGCGGTGGCGGCCCAGGATCTGGCCCTGTTCGACGCCATGCTCGCCTGGACGGACGCGCATCTGCCGCTGCGCCCGGACGGGCTCCTCTCCTGGCGCTTTGATCCGGCCGCATCCGGCGATCCCGTGGCCGACCGCAACGCTGCGACCGATGGCGATCTGCTGATCGCCTGGGCGCTCCTGCGCGCTGGCGCCTTGTGGCAGCGGCCGGAACTGGTCGAGCGCGGCCTGGTCGCCGCCCGCTCGGTCCGGACCGCCTGCCTGGCCCGCCATGCCGGCATGCCGGTGATCCTGCCCGGGCCGGAGGGCTTCATCCGGCCGGATGGACCGGTCGTGAACCTGTCCTACTGGGTCTTCCCGGCCCTGCGCGCCCTGGCCGCGGCCGATCCTCATCCGGTCTGGAACGAGCTGGCGGCAAGTGGCCAGCGGCTCCTCGCCAGCCTGCGCTTTGGCGAGCGCCACCTGCCAGCAGACTGGGTGCTGCTCGCCGAGCCGCCCCGCCCGGCGCCCGGCTTCGCGCCGGTGTTCGGCTACAACGCGCTGCGCATCCCGCTCCACGTCGCCTGGAGTGAGGCGGATTCGCTGCAACTGGTGGCCCCGATCCTCTCGCTTTGGCGGCGCGCCGGTTCCACCCCGCCCTCGGCGGTGCCCCTCGACGCGTCGATGCCGCTGGAAGCCGGCAGCGCCACTGCAGGCATCCGCGCGATCATGGCCCTGCTCCGCTACCGCCAGGACGGCACCGCGCCTGCTTTCCCGTCGATCCGCAACGAACCCGACTACTACGCCGCGACCCTGGTGCTGCTGGCACGTCTGGCTTTCGACGAGGTCTCCCGCTCATGA
- a CDS encoding sugar ABC transporter ATP-binding protein, translating to MSGPVLAARGLTKRFFGNPVLDDVSIDIVPGRVHALLGENGAGKSTLVNLLSGVLVPDGGSIRVDGREHARLTPAQARQYGVAVVQQELSLASHLSVVENVALGAVPTTRLGLIDYGRLAREVAAVLDRLGLDVALDQPVEELPLGKRQLVEIAKALYRRPRVLILDEPTSSLTMHEVRALFAVLDSLRREGTALVYISHRMNEVMHLCDWVTVLKDGSRTADQSLAGVEPQALVRLMVGREPGDLFPPFASTATGQPALEVRKLSAPSVHGVDLTVRKGEVLGIGGLLGQGQEELLLALYGALDAEADRFQTGGADRLTRSPSDAIDRGLAYVPADRKREAVLLPLSIGFNLTLPGLRRFARRGWRRFELEARIARELMENLTVRGGGPERAVQLLSGGNQQKIALARWLPLSPAVLFLNDPTRGVDVDTKREIYLRLKAMAADGVAVILLSSDALELVHLCDRVLVFRDGRVAADLPHGQATEEAIVAASLGVDEQVAA from the coding sequence GTGAGCGGCCCGGTCCTCGCGGCCCGCGGCCTGACCAAGCGCTTCTTCGGCAACCCGGTCCTGGACGATGTCTCGATCGACATCGTGCCGGGCCGGGTCCACGCGCTCCTGGGCGAGAACGGTGCCGGCAAGAGCACGCTGGTCAACCTGCTCTCCGGCGTCCTGGTGCCGGACGGCGGCTCGATCCGGGTGGACGGGCGCGAGCACGCCCGGCTCACCCCTGCCCAGGCGCGCCAGTATGGCGTGGCGGTGGTGCAGCAGGAACTGAGCCTGGCGTCCCATCTCTCCGTGGTGGAGAACGTGGCGCTGGGGGCGGTGCCGACCACGCGGCTGGGCCTGATCGACTATGGCAGGCTGGCCCGGGAGGTCGCCGCCGTTTTGGACCGGCTGGGCCTGGACGTGGCGCTGGACCAGCCGGTCGAGGAACTGCCGCTGGGCAAGCGGCAGCTGGTCGAGATCGCCAAGGCGCTCTACCGCCGGCCGCGCGTCCTGATCCTGGACGAACCGACCTCGTCGCTCACCATGCACGAGGTCAGGGCGCTGTTCGCGGTCCTGGACTCGCTCAGGCGCGAGGGCACCGCCCTGGTCTACATCTCGCACCGCATGAACGAGGTCATGCATCTGTGCGACTGGGTGACCGTCCTGAAGGACGGCAGCCGCACCGCCGACCAGAGTCTGGCCGGGGTGGAGCCGCAGGCCCTGGTGCGGCTGATGGTAGGCAGGGAGCCGGGCGACCTGTTCCCGCCGTTCGCCTCCACCGCGACCGGCCAGCCGGCGCTGGAGGTGAGGAAGCTGTCGGCTCCGTCGGTGCACGGCGTCGACCTCACCGTGCGCAAGGGCGAGGTGCTGGGGATCGGCGGCCTCCTGGGCCAGGGGCAGGAGGAACTGCTGCTGGCCCTCTATGGCGCCCTGGATGCCGAGGCCGACCGCTTCCAGACAGGCGGCGCCGACCGGCTGACCCGCAGCCCCTCGGACGCCATCGACCGGGGGCTCGCCTATGTCCCGGCCGACCGCAAGCGCGAGGCGGTGCTGCTGCCGCTCTCGATCGGCTTCAACCTGACCCTGCCGGGCCTGCGCCGGTTCGCCCGGCGCGGCTGGCGGCGGTTCGAGCTGGAGGCCAGGATCGCGCGCGAGCTGATGGAGAACCTGACGGTGCGCGGCGGCGGGCCGGAGCGGGCGGTGCAGCTGCTCTCGGGCGGCAACCAGCAGAAGATCGCCCTGGCCCGCTGGCTGCCGCTCTCGCCGGCCGTGCTGTTCCTGAACGACCCGACCCGCGGCGTCGACGTCGACACCAAGCGCGAGATCTACCTGCGCCTGAAGGCGATGGCGGCGGACGGGGTGGCGGTGATCCTGCTCAGTTCCGATGCGCTGGAACTGGTGCATCTGTGCGACCGGGTCCTGGTGTTCCGGGACGGCAGGGTCGCTGCCGACCTGCCGCACGGGCAGGCGACCGAGGAGGCGATCGTGGCGGCATCCCTAGGCGTGGACGAGCAGGTGGCGGCGTGA
- a CDS encoding ABC transporter substrate-binding protein, giving the protein MFGLAAAALMAGTQLAAPGTAEAAAKCITGDRQAPFTVGWANIYSVPTWMKQTEGTITDIVDQLKEQGLVDKLVVTDAEGNANNQITQIQSMIDADVDAIVIIAGSSTALNRVIEQACEKGIAVANVDSLVDTDQLTVKINTDSQKWGTEAAQFIADQLGGEGKVIIMNGPAGISVSEDRRAGVDPVLEANPGLEVLTETNTAYNSAPAQEAMTSLLFQYPEIDGIISLGGALSAGAILAMDRQGRELPPMTGENYRQFLELWKEKDLTAWATMQPNWLGGLGAYAAVQALNGKDIPAYVEVPLPIIDNSNIDEYLARAGDFPADGYIYSPYDIAMFDKLLGIQ; this is encoded by the coding sequence ATGTTCGGATTGGCGGCCGCGGCCTTGATGGCCGGCACGCAGCTGGCGGCGCCCGGCACGGCCGAGGCCGCCGCCAAATGCATCACGGGCGATCGCCAGGCGCCGTTCACCGTCGGCTGGGCGAACATCTACTCCGTGCCCACCTGGATGAAGCAGACCGAGGGGACGATCACCGACATCGTGGACCAGCTCAAGGAGCAGGGGCTGGTCGACAAGCTCGTGGTCACCGACGCCGAGGGCAACGCCAACAACCAGATCACCCAGATCCAGTCGATGATCGACGCCGACGTCGATGCGATCGTGATCATCGCCGGCTCCTCGACCGCGCTGAACCGGGTGATCGAGCAGGCCTGCGAGAAGGGCATCGCGGTCGCCAACGTCGACAGCCTGGTCGACACCGACCAGCTGACGGTGAAGATCAACACCGACAGCCAGAAATGGGGCACCGAGGCGGCCCAGTTCATCGCCGACCAGCTGGGCGGCGAGGGCAAGGTCATCATCATGAACGGCCCGGCCGGCATCTCGGTGAGCGAGGACCGCCGCGCTGGCGTCGACCCGGTGCTGGAGGCCAATCCCGGGCTGGAAGTGCTGACCGAAACCAACACCGCCTACAACTCGGCCCCAGCCCAGGAGGCGATGACCAGCCTGCTGTTCCAGTATCCCGAGATCGACGGGATCATCTCGCTGGGCGGGGCGCTGTCGGCCGGCGCGATCCTGGCCATGGACCGCCAGGGCCGCGAGCTGCCGCCGATGACCGGCGAGAACTACCGGCAGTTCCTGGAGCTGTGGAAGGAAAAGGACCTGACCGCCTGGGCGACCATGCAGCCGAACTGGCTGGGCGGGCTCGGCGCCTATGCCGCGGTCCAGGCGCTGAACGGCAAGGACATCCCGGCTTACGTCGAGGTGCCGCTGCCGATCATCGACAACAGCAACATCGACGAGTACCTGGCCCGCGCTGGAGACTTCCCGGCGGACGGGTACATCTACTCCCCCTACGACATCGCGATGTTCGACAAGCTGCTCGGGATCCAGTGA
- the bcsA gene encoding UDP-forming cellulose synthase catalytic subunit has protein sequence MMDNGGGPSAAPGFAVVDRRAGRAPLAWLWLMPWFLGMVVLLWLGAQDYGVANQFALALVVLAVLAALRITGLAKLCRTFFIFAAAFLSWRYLSWRVADTLPDPGTLAFIPGVLLFAAEIYGILMLFLGVFVNIRPIDRATPPLPADPEHLPRVDVFVPTYNEDEALLETTLIAASRMRYPKEKLNVWLLDDGGTDQKQNDQDPRRAQAAISRNRSLQMLCARLGCHYLTRSFNEHAKAGNINAALGRTDGELILILDADHVPTEDLLERTVGHFGEDPKLFMVQSPHFFINPDPLERNLGTFSRMPSENEMFYQVGQRGLDSWNASFFCGSAAILRRTHLISIGGIQGTSITEDAETALELHARGLTSRYVARPMIAGLSPETFSSFIGQRSRWAQGMIQIMLLKNPLWKRGLSLAQRLSYLSSMVFWLFPIARMLFLITPLAYLFFGLQIYRASYQEFVAYGLAHLAASLILTNFLFGHVRWPFISELYEIAQSPFLVRAIGSVFLRPRAPTFKVTAKSETLERNFVSELARPLLLLLGLLSLAAIAGLWRWHAFPLERENIAIVLGWNLFNLLFVLGAIGVVHEHKQRRGMPRVPRTHEAEASLGGNSTRVRISDLSIGGAQLTLNQDAEIYRDLAHGNGGLIVELAGGTRTIPFEIRHAVVEDDLLVLGVRFDCQTEEQRADVVALCFGSSEAWVAFQAERQQPRTVLGGFAHFARLCIVKGTLGILAGLHQDRPAPSPAGHAGSQIILPQGARSDAPAR, from the coding sequence ATGATGGACAATGGCGGAGGGCCGTCGGCCGCTCCCGGCTTCGCGGTGGTCGACCGCCGTGCCGGCAGGGCGCCGCTTGCCTGGTTATGGCTGATGCCGTGGTTCCTGGGGATGGTTGTCCTGCTCTGGCTGGGAGCCCAGGATTACGGCGTGGCGAACCAGTTCGCGCTGGCGCTCGTGGTGCTGGCGGTCCTGGCGGCGCTTCGGATCACCGGGCTGGCGAAGCTGTGCCGGACCTTCTTCATCTTCGCCGCCGCGTTCCTGAGCTGGCGCTACCTGTCCTGGCGGGTGGCCGACACGCTGCCGGATCCCGGCACCCTCGCCTTCATCCCGGGGGTCCTGCTGTTCGCCGCCGAGATCTACGGCATCCTGATGCTGTTCCTGGGCGTGTTCGTGAACATCCGGCCGATCGACCGGGCGACGCCCCCGCTGCCGGCCGATCCGGAGCACCTGCCGCGCGTCGACGTATTCGTGCCCACCTACAACGAGGACGAGGCCCTGCTGGAGACGACGCTGATCGCGGCGTCCAGGATGCGCTATCCCAAGGAGAAGCTGAACGTCTGGCTCCTGGATGACGGCGGCACCGACCAGAAGCAGAACGACCAGGACCCGCGCCGCGCCCAGGCCGCCATCTCGCGCAACCGGTCCCTGCAGATGCTCTGCGCGCGCCTCGGCTGCCACTACCTGACCCGTTCCTTCAACGAGCACGCCAAGGCCGGCAACATCAACGCCGCCCTGGGGCGGACCGATGGCGAGCTGATCCTGATCCTGGACGCCGACCACGTGCCGACCGAGGACCTGCTCGAGCGGACCGTCGGCCATTTCGGCGAGGACCCGAAGCTGTTCATGGTCCAGAGCCCGCATTTCTTCATCAATCCCGACCCGCTCGAGCGCAATCTCGGCACCTTTTCCCGGATGCCCAGCGAGAACGAGATGTTCTACCAGGTCGGGCAGCGCGGCCTCGACAGCTGGAACGCCTCGTTCTTCTGCGGCTCGGCCGCCATCCTGCGCCGCACCCACCTGATCTCGATCGGCGGCATCCAGGGCACCTCGATCACCGAGGATGCCGAGACCGCCCTGGAACTGCACGCGCGCGGCCTGACCAGCCGCTATGTCGCCCGGCCGATGATCGCCGGCCTCTCGCCGGAGACCTTCTCCAGCTTCATCGGCCAGCGCTCGCGCTGGGCCCAGGGCATGATCCAGATCATGCTGCTGAAGAATCCGTTGTGGAAGCGCGGCCTGAGCTTGGCCCAGCGGCTGTCCTACCTGTCCAGCATGGTGTTCTGGCTGTTCCCGATAGCCCGGATGCTCTTCCTGATCACGCCGCTGGCCTACCTGTTCTTCGGCCTGCAGATCTATCGCGCGTCCTACCAGGAATTCGTCGCCTACGGCTTGGCTCATCTGGCCGCCAGCTTGATCCTCACCAACTTCCTGTTCGGCCATGTCCGCTGGCCGTTCATCTCCGAACTCTACGAGATCGCCCAGTCGCCCTTCCTGGTCCGGGCGATCGGCAGCGTGTTCCTGCGGCCCCGGGCGCCCACCTTCAAGGTCACCGCCAAGTCGGAGACGCTGGAGCGCAACTTCGTTTCCGAGCTGGCCCGCCCGCTCCTGCTGCTGCTGGGCCTGCTGTCGCTGGCGGCAATCGCCGGTCTCTGGCGCTGGCACGCCTTTCCGCTGGAGCGCGAGAACATCGCCATCGTGCTGGGCTGGAACCTGTTCAACCTCCTGTTCGTGCTGGGCGCCATCGGCGTCGTGCACGAGCACAAGCAGCGTCGCGGCATGCCGCGCGTGCCGCGCACCCACGAGGCCGAGGCGTCGCTCGGCGGCAACAGCACCCGGGTCCGGATCTCGGACCTCTCCATCGGCGGCGCCCAGCTCACCTTGAACCAGGACGCCGAGATCTATCGCGACCTGGCTCATGGCAATGGTGGCCTCATCGTCGAGCTTGCCGGCGGCACCCGGACGATCCCCTTCGAGATCCGCCATGCGGTGGTCGAGGACGACCTGCTGGTCCTGGGCGTGCGGTTCGACTGCCAGACCGAGGAACAGCGTGCCGATGTCGTGGCCCTGTGCTTCGGCTCCAGCGAGGCCTGGGTGGCCTTCCAGGCCGAGCGGCAGCAGCCGCGGACCGTCCTCGGGGGTTTCGCCCATTTCGCGCGGCTGTGCATCGTCAAGGGCACGCTCGGGATCCTGGCCGGCCTGCACCAGGACCGTCCCGCCCCGTCGCCGGCCGGCCATGCCGGAAGCCAGATCATCCTGCCCCAGGGAGCGCGCTCCGATGCCCCGGCACGCTGA
- a CDS encoding cellulose biosynthesis cyclic di-GMP-binding regulatory protein BcsB, producing the protein MPRHAEPILSGRHRAAAAVMLLLASAGPVAAQGLAPEHVTHMPVAAPSGSVLPLLPDDLELAGGVDEVLVPFDLPPDQPFDRATLDLSYSNALAVLPDRSSLTLSLNGRALGDLPLVGAQGVAAAQIELPAGAFTPGRNELRFQARQSHRLACSRERFGELWTRLKRDGSTLTLQRSAMRRPLDPGQVHGLLAASTYDGEPFTIATGPDLAGPLGVELGSRVAQAVALVRGERPLQVEAMPLAKLDWQDLAGRNLALIGTVGELAHLVGEEEAAALAEGRMLVRRLPGDPDHVALLFAGGDPAAVRRAVEGFVATAARPIDPPPFPEIPGAADLELAELGFRTREMPIGTTRPVLIRFRLPPTFYASDGQHMDLVLNYAYAAGLAATSALVVQVNDIPANMIRLDHMGGKIVDGARINLSLGMFHPGLNTIAIHPVLDPASPAACAGNGPALSLFDDSRVAMPAYARLAHGGQLHDLVDDAFPYGQEAADVMVSSRDAEAMGAAWTLLGKLAQRRGEVLDQLGFVPPGTVSDRHLLAVGTVGELPPSLTAKLDLAWTEPGPTKPKAAPAPVASDPRDRWKDRVEDEGTLWQRALRTMISVAGADPAATVPERPPVEMAPGSGGTALIEIASPWAAQRVATVLVADRAEHLAPGIARLIAEPLWSRLGGDRARWRAEADDVVGEQRNPPFALASPEADPDQWRLAALTWLAQNRWTWLGLMLGTLVLASMMTSLALRLRRH; encoded by the coding sequence ATGCCCCGGCACGCTGAACCGATCCTGTCCGGCCGCCATCGTGCCGCCGCGGCCGTGATGCTGCTCCTGGCCTCAGCTGGACCGGTGGCAGCGCAGGGGCTGGCTCCGGAGCACGTGACCCACATGCCGGTCGCCGCTCCGTCCGGCTCCGTCCTGCCGCTGCTGCCGGACGATCTGGAGCTGGCCGGCGGCGTCGACGAGGTGCTGGTGCCCTTCGACTTGCCTCCGGACCAACCATTCGACCGGGCGACGCTGGATCTTTCCTACAGCAATGCGCTGGCGGTGCTTCCCGACCGCTCCTCGCTCACCCTGTCCCTGAACGGCAGGGCGCTGGGCGACCTGCCGCTGGTGGGGGCGCAGGGCGTGGCCGCGGCGCAGATCGAGTTGCCAGCCGGCGCCTTCACGCCCGGTCGCAACGAGCTTCGCTTCCAGGCCCGCCAGTCCCACCGGCTGGCCTGTTCCCGCGAGCGGTTCGGGGAGCTTTGGACCAGGCTGAAAAGGGATGGGTCGACCCTCACCCTGCAGCGCTCCGCCATGCGCCGGCCGCTGGATCCGGGCCAGGTGCACGGCCTCCTGGCGGCCTCGACCTATGACGGTGAGCCCTTCACCATTGCCACGGGGCCGGACCTGGCCGGACCTCTGGGGGTCGAGCTGGGCAGCCGGGTCGCGCAGGCGGTGGCGCTGGTCCGTGGCGAGCGGCCTCTCCAGGTCGAGGCGATGCCGCTGGCAAAGCTGGACTGGCAGGACCTTGCCGGCCGCAACCTTGCCCTGATCGGCACGGTGGGCGAACTCGCCCATCTGGTAGGGGAGGAGGAGGCGGCGGCCTTGGCCGAGGGGCGGATGCTGGTCCGCCGGCTGCCCGGCGATCCTGATCACGTCGCGCTCCTCTTCGCCGGCGGCGATCCGGCGGCGGTGCGGCGCGCGGTGGAAGGCTTCGTCGCCACCGCCGCCCGCCCGATCGACCCGCCTCCGTTTCCCGAGATCCCGGGGGCTGCCGATCTCGAGCTGGCCGAGCTCGGATTCCGGACCCGGGAAATGCCGATCGGCACGACCCGGCCGGTCCTGATCCGCTTCCGCCTGCCGCCAACCTTCTACGCCTCCGACGGCCAGCACATGGACTTGGTCCTGAACTATGCCTACGCCGCCGGGCTGGCGGCCACCTCCGCCCTGGTGGTCCAGGTCAACGACATTCCCGCCAACATGATCCGGCTCGACCATATGGGCGGGAAGATCGTGGATGGCGCCCGGATCAACCTCAGCCTCGGCATGTTCCACCCCGGCCTCAACACGATCGCGATCCATCCGGTGCTGGACCCGGCCTCGCCGGCGGCCTGCGCCGGGAATGGACCGGCGCTGAGCCTGTTCGACGACAGCCGCGTCGCGATGCCGGCCTATGCCCGGCTGGCGCATGGCGGCCAGCTGCACGACCTGGTCGACGATGCGTTTCCCTACGGCCAGGAAGCCGCCGACGTGATGGTGTCCTCCCGCGATGCCGAGGCCATGGGAGCCGCCTGGACCCTGCTCGGCAAGCTGGCCCAGCGCCGGGGCGAGGTGCTGGACCAGCTCGGCTTCGTCCCGCCCGGCACCGTGTCCGACCGCCACCTGCTCGCGGTGGGGACGGTCGGCGAACTGCCGCCGTCGCTGACGGCGAAGCTGGATCTCGCCTGGACAGAGCCGGGTCCGACGAAGCCGAAGGCGGCACCAGCCCCGGTCGCCTCCGATCCGCGCGACCGGTGGAAGGACCGGGTGGAGGATGAGGGGACGCTGTGGCAGCGCGCTCTGCGGACGATGATCAGCGTCGCAGGTGCCGACCCCGCCGCGACCGTGCCCGAGCGGCCGCCGGTTGAGATGGCGCCTGGATCGGGCGGAACCGCACTGATCGAGATCGCCTCGCCCTGGGCCGCGCAGCGGGTGGCGACGGTGCTGGTCGCCGATCGCGCCGAGCATCTGGCGCCAGGGATTGCCCGCCTGATCGCCGAACCGCTTTGGAGCCGGCTCGGCGGTGATCGGGCGCGCTGGCGGGCAGAGGCCGACGACGTGGTGGGCGAACAGCGCAATCCGCCCTTCGCCCTGGCCAGCCCGGAGGCCGACCCGGACCAGTGGCGGCTGGCCGCGCTCACTTGGCTCGCCCAGAACCGCTGGACCTGGCTCGGCCTGATGCTCGGCACCCTCGTCCTGGCCAGCATGATGACGAGCCTCGCCCTTCGCCTGCGCCGTCACTGA
- a CDS encoding ABC transporter permease produces the protein MGLFALLLALLALYAYLYPGLLSWAGIARFTQNWFPVALVAIAQTLVMLMGGIDLAVGAMVSLGTVLAATLVGGSVLGAGLGITATVAIGVVAGGLVGTIVALFGLPAIIVTLSSSFLIGGAALLVMARPGGSMPDWLSEGLVGVHPTALLILIVLLIAWRVLRATPLGLAIDASGDNPTGAFRSGVNIVAARIAAYAISGGLAAFAGVYVAAQTGAGDPLIGTPLTLQSITAAVLGGVGFLGGQGTLRGAVAGSLLLAVLVNVMFFLGLPPVAQYVMQGLIIVAAMGIKRLRERAA, from the coding sequence ATGGGGTTGTTCGCCCTGCTTCTGGCCCTGCTTGCCCTGTATGCCTACCTCTACCCGGGCCTGCTCAGCTGGGCCGGGATCGCGCGCTTCACCCAGAACTGGTTCCCGGTGGCGCTGGTGGCGATCGCCCAGACCCTGGTGATGCTGATGGGCGGCATCGACCTCGCGGTCGGCGCCATGGTCAGCCTCGGCACCGTGCTGGCGGCGACGCTGGTGGGCGGGAGCGTCCTCGGCGCCGGGCTGGGGATCACAGCCACGGTGGCGATCGGGGTGGTGGCCGGCGGGCTGGTCGGCACGATCGTGGCGCTGTTCGGCCTGCCGGCGATCATCGTCACGCTGTCCTCCTCCTTCCTGATCGGCGGCGCCGCCCTGCTCGTGATGGCGCGGCCGGGCGGCTCGATGCCGGACTGGCTGTCCGAGGGCCTGGTCGGCGTCCACCCGACCGCCCTCCTGATCCTGATCGTCCTGCTGATCGCCTGGCGGGTGCTGCGGGCGACGCCGCTTGGCCTGGCCATCGATGCGTCGGGCGACAACCCGACCGGGGCGTTCCGCTCCGGCGTGAACATCGTGGCGGCGCGGATCGCCGCCTATGCGATCTCCGGCGGCCTCGCCGCATTCGCCGGGGTCTATGTCGCGGCGCAGACCGGGGCCGGCGACCCGCTGATCGGCACGCCGCTCACCCTGCAGTCGATCACCGCCGCGGTTCTGGGCGGGGTCGGCTTCCTGGGCGGCCAGGGCACGCTTCGCGGCGCGGTGGCCGGCAGCCTGCTCCTGGCCGTGCTGGTCAACGTGATGTTCTTCCTAGGCTTGCCGCCGGTGGCGCAATACGTGATGCAGGGGCTGATCATCGTGGCGGCGATGGGCATCAAGCGGCTGCGGGAGCGTGCGGCATGA